A segment of the Gammaproteobacteria bacterium genome:
CGATTGGAAATGAAATGTTTATTGTGGTGAGTGCGCCAATTATAAACAGAGATAAAAAACACGTGGGCACGGATGTCGTACTTTTTACCGTTTCAACATTGCGGGATATTGTCCAGAATTACACTGGATTAGGTGCCACAGGAGAAACTGTTCTGGGACGATATACACCTGATGAAAAAGCGGAATTGTTTTTTAAGTTGCGTTTCGAAAAACAATCAAAAATAAAATCACTTCAGCTTCAAAATTTAGCCGTTGCGCAGCAGGCTAGAAATAATATTAGTGAGTTTGCTGAAAAACGCACTGTAGAGTTACTCAATAATACAGATGAGTTAGCAGCTTATGGCTTTATTAAAAGCGTTGACTGGATCATCATTGTTAGAATGACGAAAGAGGAACTTTTCGCAACCGTTACCCGGAAAGTATTAACTAATGTTCTAATTATTATTTTACTGGTTATCCCTCTGTTCTTAATCGGACTTGTTCTTCTACTCCGTCCCCTTTCCGATCGAATACTGATTCATGTTGAGACCTTGCAGCGAGAAATAAGCGCTAAAGAAAATGCCACACGGAAACTGGAACTGGCAGAAAAAAATCTACAGGATGAAAAAGAACAATTAAGTGTCACATTAAGTTCGATTGGAGATGGTGTTATTGCTACTGATCTTGACGCTCGTATTGTACTAATTAATAAGGTCGCCGAGCATTTAACGGGCTGGAGTAAGCAGCAGGCGATTGGTCAGCCATTAGATAAAGTATTCAATATTGTTAATGGGAAAACTGATGATCCATGTGACAATCTTGTTTACAAAGTTGTTGCTTCAGAAAAGACTATCGAACTGGATGATGATGCAGTTCTAATTAACAAGGGGGGAGTTAAATACCGGGTTGCTGATAGCTGTGCACCAATAAGAAATGAAACGGGGGATCTTTTGGGTGTTATCATTGTGTTTCGCGACATGACTGAACAATACAAGACCGAAGAAGCTTTACGCCGCTCACAGAAGATGGATGCCATCGGTCAAATTTCCGGTGGCATCGCCCATGATTTCAATAATCAGCTTGCAGTCATCATCGGTTACCTGGACTTTTTGCACGAATCTACAGCCAATGATAAAAAGTTGCACGAGTGGGTAGAAACTGCTCGCCGGGCCACAATGCGGTGTATAGACTTAACTCGGCAATTGTTGGCTTTTACCCGCAATCACAGCAAGGAAAAAAAGCGGGTGAATCTCAATACCATTTTCAAGGAACTGGAAACCATGATTGCACGATCAATCACTCCAGCAATTGAGATAGAGTATCGTTTATCTGACACCTTATGGCTAACTGAAATAGATCCCGGTGATTTTCAGGATGTTATTTTGAATCTGGTTATCAATGCTCGTGATGCAATGCCAGATGGCGGTAAGCTGCTTATTGAAACTACAAATAAAATGCTGGATGCAAATGCTACTGCGCTTAATCCAGATGTTCGGCCCGGTGACTTCGTGCAATTAATGTTGAGCGACACCGGGGTCGGCATGGATAAGGCCATACAGGAACATATTTTTGAGCCTTTTTATACCACTAAACCGAAGGGCAAAGGAACCGGGCTGGGAATGTCGATGGTCTACGGTTTTGTGAAACGCTCTAGTGGATTCATCAATGTTTATTCAGAAAAAAATGTTGGCACTACGCTGCGACTGTATTTTCCTCATGCTGTTGCAACTGAAGACGATGTTGTTAAAAAACATATAACGGAGGAAGAACCACCGTTAGGAAGTGAAACTATATTGATAGTTGATGATGAAGTTGATTTATTGCATCTGGCGGATCAATATTTAACAGACCTAGGGTAT
Coding sequences within it:
- a CDS encoding response regulator; the encoded protein is MSNNDFSTYLKKKILIVVSVGLLLSCLGVTAIGIWPLYNQLKTQQYDRLFFAVKTRTMLIEQFLEKARETAKQITSRSKAREALEKYNAHNINLLDYQKFSAPILRDAINLSAFAVGITRLDIYGKPALQIGVPIPVSFLQISNAIDTEPAFSGPITIGNEMFIVVSAPIINRDKKHVGTDVVLFTVSTLRDIVQNYTGLGATGETVLGRYTPDEKAELFFKLRFEKQSKIKSLQLQNLAVAQQARNNISEFAEKRTVELLNNTDELAAYGFIKSVDWIIIVRMTKEELFATVTRKVLTNVLIIILLVIPLFLIGLVLLLRPLSDRILIHVETLQREISAKENATRKLELAEKNLQDEKEQLSVTLSSIGDGVIATDLDARIVLINKVAEHLTGWSKQQAIGQPLDKVFNIVNGKTDDPCDNLVYKVVASEKTIELDDDAVLINKGGVKYRVADSCAPIRNETGDLLGVIIVFRDMTEQYKTEEALRRSQKMDAIGQISGGIAHDFNNQLAVIIGYLDFLHESTANDKKLHEWVETARRATMRCIDLTRQLLAFTRNHSKEKKRVNLNTIFKELETMIARSITPAIEIEYRLSDTLWLTEIDPGDFQDVILNLVINARDAMPDGGKLLIETTNKMLDANATALNPDVRPGDFVQLMLSDTGVGMDKAIQEHIFEPFYTTKPKGKGTGLGMSMVYGFVKRSSGFINVYSEKNVGTTLRLYFPHAVATEDDVVKKHITEEEPPLGSETILIVDDEVDLLHLADQYLTDLGYRTYLAENASQALAILAKEKGIDLLFSDVVMPGSMNGYELAQQATEQKMDLKVLLTSGFTSKTIFQTGQQQFSMRLLDKPYRKIDLAKRIRQTLDGKKLS